From Limnochordia bacterium, one genomic window encodes:
- the lptC gene encoding LPS export ABC transporter periplasmic protein LptC: protein MGKRVSVIIILGLCLSGLFVYRYIASDQEVADPPAAISEEKADPGMYFKDVVLIGRRSGYKQWQIDASMMVVGEGENEAAIKDIGSGMIFQDGEPTFHFTGQEGIWNRRTDDFRLLGQVEITTEKEERFLTDGMQYNSSKGTFTSSGPVVAYIGENQLNAERMEGDLSTKQLSISGHVEIKQGEKQRILADHVVYDSEEQAVELFGNVRLELKLGADEEIDA from the coding sequence GTGGGAAAGCGAGTTAGTGTTATAATCATATTGGGCCTTTGCCTAAGTGGTCTTTTCGTCTATAGATATATCGCTTCTGACCAAGAGGTTGCTGACCCACCTGCGGCTATTTCTGAAGAAAAAGCTGATCCGGGAATGTATTTCAAGGACGTGGTTTTGATTGGTCGCCGTTCGGGATACAAGCAATGGCAAATCGATGCTTCCATGATGGTAGTTGGCGAAGGGGAGAACGAGGCGGCGATTAAGGACATCGGTTCTGGTATGATCTTTCAAGATGGTGAGCCTACCTTTCACTTCACCGGGCAGGAAGGAATTTGGAATCGGAGAACCGACGATTTCCGGCTTCTAGGTCAAGTTGAGATAACCACCGAGAAAGAAGAACGTTTCCTGACCGATGGTATGCAGTATAACTCCAGTAAAGGGACCTTTACATCCTCTGGACCAGTAGTGGCCTATATAGGGGAAAACCAGTTGAATGCAGAGAGAATGGAGGGGGATCTATCAACCAAGCAGCTATCGATTAGCGGTCATGTGGAGATTAAGCAAGGGGAGAAGCAGCGCATCCTTGCTGATCACGTAGTTTATGACTCCGAGGAACAAGCTGTGGAGCTATTTGGCAATGTGCGTCTTGAGTTAAAGCTAGGGGCTGATGAGGAGATTGACGCCTAG